One window from the genome of Magnolia sinica isolate HGM2019 chromosome 4, MsV1, whole genome shotgun sequence encodes:
- the LOC131243890 gene encoding 17.8 kDa class I heat shock protein-like, with protein MSIVPSVFGRRTNIFDPFSLDVWDPFQGFPFDSSLFPSRSDFARETSQFANTQIDWKETPEAHVFKADLPGIKKEEVKVEVEEGRVLQICGERSKEKEEKNDTWHRVERSSGKFLRRFRLPENAKVEEVKAAMENGVLTVTVPKVEVKKPDVKAIEISG; from the coding sequence ATGTCGATCGTCCCCAGCGTCTTTGGCCGCCGAACCAACATCTTCGATCCCTTCTCCCTCGACGTATGGGACCCATTTCAAGGCTTCCCCTTCGACTCATCTCTCTTCCCATCTCGCTCCGATTTCGCCAGAGAAACTTCCCAATTCGCAAACACGCAGATAGATTGGAAGGAGACTCCCGAAGCGCACGTCTTCAAAGCGGATCTGCCTGGCATTAAAAAGGAGGAGGTGAAGGTGGAGGTTGAAGAAGGGAGAGTGCTCCAGATCTGCGGCGAGAGAAGCaaggagaaggaggagaagaacgACACGTGGCACCGCGTTGAGAGGTCAAGCGGCAAGTTCCTTAGGCGATTCAGGTTGCCGGAGAACGCGAAGGTGGAGGAAGTGAAGGCAGCAATGGAGAACGGAGTCCTGACTGTAACGGTTCCGAAAGTGGAGGTGAAGAAGCCCGATGTGAAGGCCATTGAAATCTCTGGCTGA